From one Cyanobacterium stanieri PCC 7202 genomic stretch:
- a CDS encoding ribosome-associated GTPase EngA (PFAM: GTPase of unknown function~TIGRFAM: ribosome-associated GTPase EngA; small GTP-binding protein domain~COGs: COG1160 GTPase~InterPro IPR005225:IPR016484:IPR006073:IPR002917~KEGG: cyc:PCC7424_0885 GTP-binding protein EngA~PFAM: GTP-binding protein HSR1-related~SPTR: GTP-binding protein engA;~TIGRFAM: ribosome-associated GTPase EngA; small GTP-binding protein), which yields MLPIVAVIGRPNVGKSALVNRLSGEQDAIVFDEPGITRDRTYRPAFWQDREFQIVDTGGLVFDDDTEFLPYIREQAQAALSEAIAAIFVVDGKLGLTAGDEEIASWLRTQNVPTVLVVNKCESENQGLAQAAEFWNLGLGEPFPISAIHGNGTGEMLEELIKHIPPVDEIEQEEEIRVAIIGRPNVGKSSLLNALTGESRAIVSPVSGTTRDAIDMVVRRGETTYRLIDTAGVRRKKNVDYGAEFFGINRAFKAIKRADVVLFVIDILDGVTEQDLKLAGRIIEEGRAAVIVANKWDAVEKDSHTIYEYQKMLDDRLFFMDWAERIFVSAMTGKRVDNILDLVDRAAEGHRKRVSTSVINEVIEEAVKWHSPPTSRQGKQGRIYYGTQVTVKPPSIALFVNDPKRLDDGYRRYMEKQFRQQLGFKGTPLRLFWRGKRLREGENMGVNRATKV from the coding sequence ATGCTTCCTATTGTTGCCGTAATCGGGCGCCCCAATGTGGGTAAGTCCGCCCTTGTAAATCGTTTATCAGGGGAACAAGATGCGATCGTCTTTGATGAGCCGGGCATCACCAGAGATCGTACCTATCGCCCTGCATTTTGGCAAGATAGAGAATTTCAGATAGTAGATACGGGGGGTTTAGTATTCGATGATGACACCGAATTTTTGCCCTACATCCGAGAACAAGCCCAAGCCGCTCTGAGCGAGGCGATCGCCGCTATTTTTGTAGTAGATGGTAAATTAGGGTTAACAGCAGGGGATGAAGAAATCGCTTCATGGTTAAGAACCCAAAACGTTCCCACCGTGTTGGTGGTCAATAAATGTGAATCAGAAAATCAAGGACTAGCCCAAGCCGCCGAATTTTGGAATTTAGGATTAGGAGAACCTTTCCCCATTTCTGCCATCCATGGTAATGGTACTGGGGAGATGTTGGAAGAATTGATCAAGCATATCCCCCCTGTGGATGAAATTGAACAGGAAGAAGAGATTAGGGTGGCGATAATTGGTCGTCCTAATGTGGGTAAATCCAGCCTTCTAAATGCCCTCACGGGAGAAAGTAGAGCCATTGTCAGTCCTGTGTCTGGTACTACTCGGGATGCCATCGATATGGTGGTACGCCGAGGGGAAACAACCTACCGCCTCATCGACACAGCAGGGGTTAGGCGTAAGAAAAACGTTGATTATGGAGCAGAATTTTTCGGCATCAACCGAGCTTTTAAAGCCATCAAAAGGGCGGATGTGGTGCTTTTTGTCATTGACATATTAGACGGTGTCACCGAACAGGATTTAAAACTAGCAGGAAGAATTATTGAAGAAGGAAGGGCAGCGGTAATCGTTGCCAATAAATGGGATGCGGTGGAAAAAGATTCCCATACTATTTATGAATATCAAAAAATGCTAGATGACCGCCTTTTCTTCATGGACTGGGCAGAAAGAATTTTTGTGTCCGCCATGACAGGCAAAAGGGTTGATAATATCCTCGATTTAGTGGATAGGGCAGCGGAAGGACACCGTAAACGAGTTAGTACCTCCGTTATTAATGAAGTCATCGAGGAAGCAGTAAAATGGCATTCTCCCCCCACCAGCCGACAAGGGAAACAGGGCAGAATCTATTATGGTACTCAGGTAACAGTCAAACCCCCTAGTATCGCCCTATTTGTTAATGACCCTAAACGGTTGGATGACGGGTATCGTCGTTATATGGAAAAACAATTCCGTCAACAACTAGGTTTTAAAGGAACTCCCCTCAGACTGTTTTGGCGTGGTAAACGTTTACGGGAAGGGGAAAATATGGGCGTAAACAGAGCCACAAAAGTTTAA
- a CDS encoding glutamyl-tRNA reductase (PFAM: Shikimate / quinate 5-dehydrogenase; Glutamyl-tRNAGlu reductase, N-terminal domain; Glutamyl-tRNAGlu reductase, dimerisation domain~TIGRFAM: glutamyl-tRNA reductase~COGs: COG0373 Glutamyl-tRNA reductase~InterProIPR000343:IPR018214:IPR015895:IPR006151:IPR 015896~KEGG: cyt:cce_3976 glutamyl-tRNA reductase~PFAM: Tetrapyrrole biosynthesis, glutamyl-tRNA reductase-like; Shikimate/quinate 5-dehydrogenase~SPTR: Glutamyl-tRNA reductase;~TIGRFAM: glutamyl-tRNA reductase), which produces MNIVVVGLSHKTAAVEVREKLSIPEAKIEESIQHLLTYPHIEEVAIISTCNRLEIYATVLETEQGVKEITQFLAEIGHIALPKLRRHLFILLHQDAIRHLMRVSAGLESLVLGEGQILAQVKTTHKLANKYKGMGRLLDRLFKQAISAGKRVRTETNIGTGAVSISSAAVELVDTKVEDVSQLKITIIGAGKMSRLLVQHLASKGVTAISVVNRSASRAKELAQKFPQVELAIHGLDEMMAVVEASDLVFTSTGATEPILTKDNLSPLNVDDSLMLVDISVPRNVSSDVTELDFIKSYNVDDLKAVVAQNHASRREMAREAEALLEEEIESFELWWQSLETVPTISCLRTKIEGIREQELEKALSRLGSEFGEKHQEVIEALTRGIVNKILHDPMVQLRAQQDIEARRKALHTLQTLFNLEISEQFG; this is translated from the coding sequence ATGAATATTGTAGTAGTTGGTCTTTCCCACAAGACAGCCGCCGTAGAGGTAAGAGAAAAACTGAGTATTCCAGAAGCAAAAATTGAGGAGTCCATACAACATTTGCTTACCTACCCTCACATCGAGGAAGTAGCCATAATCAGCACCTGCAACCGTCTCGAAATTTATGCAACGGTATTAGAAACAGAGCAGGGAGTAAAAGAAATCACTCAATTCCTCGCCGAAATCGGACATATTGCTTTACCCAAGTTACGCCGCCACCTATTTATCTTGTTACATCAAGATGCTATCCGTCACCTCATGCGCGTATCAGCAGGGTTAGAAAGCCTTGTCCTAGGAGAAGGACAAATTCTCGCCCAAGTCAAAACTACCCATAAATTAGCCAATAAATACAAAGGCATGGGCAGACTACTAGATAGATTATTTAAACAGGCCATCAGTGCAGGAAAAAGAGTACGCACAGAAACCAACATCGGTACGGGGGCGGTGTCCATTAGTTCAGCAGCGGTTGAATTAGTAGATACCAAGGTTGAAGATGTATCCCAGTTAAAAATTACCATCATTGGTGCAGGAAAAATGTCTCGCCTTTTGGTGCAACATCTCGCCTCCAAAGGTGTAACTGCCATTAGTGTGGTGAATCGCTCCGCTAGTCGTGCCAAAGAATTAGCTCAAAAATTTCCCCAAGTGGAGTTAGCTATTCATGGCTTGGATGAAATGATGGCGGTGGTAGAGGCTTCTGATCTCGTCTTTACCAGCACAGGAGCCACCGAACCTATCTTAACTAAAGATAATTTATCTCCCCTCAATGTCGATGATTCTTTAATGTTGGTAGATATTTCTGTACCTAGAAATGTCTCTAGTGATGTTACTGAGCTAGATTTTATCAAATCCTATAATGTAGATGATTTAAAAGCGGTGGTAGCCCAAAATCATGCCTCTCGCCGAGAAATGGCAAGGGAAGCAGAGGCATTGTTGGAGGAGGAAATCGAATCTTTTGAACTATGGTGGCAGTCTTTAGAAACAGTACCTACCATCAGTTGTTTACGTACCAAAATTGAAGGTATCAGAGAGCAGGAATTAGAAAAAGCCCTTTCTCGATTGGGTAGTGAGTTTGGAGAAAAACATCAAGAGGTCATTGAGGCACTCACCAGAGGTATTGTTAATAAAATTCTCCATGATCCTATGGTTCAATTGAGGGCGCAACAGGATATAGAAGCCCGACGCAAGGCTTTACATACTTTACAAACCCTCTTTAACCTCGAAATTTCTGAACAATTTGGCTGA
- a CDS encoding membrane-associated protein in eicosanoid and glutathione metabolism (MAPEG) (PFAM: MAPEG family~InterPro IPR001129~KEGG: cyc:PCC7424_0880 membrane-associated protein in eicosanoid and glutathione metabolism (MAPEG)~PFAM: membrane-associated protein in eicosanoid and glutathione metabolism (MAPEG)~SPTR: Membrane-associated protein in eicosanoid and glutathione metabolism (MAPEG)): MLLGPSIITVFALLVYFVTIINVGKARFKYNIFPPATSGDENFERVLRVQENTLEQLIFFLPLLWIFSYFVSEMWGMILGGTWVVGRIIYAWGYAKEAKKRAPGFAISTLSGLALLGVSLVKLMLLAYQQYF, from the coding sequence ATGTTACTAGGACCTAGTATTATCACCGTATTTGCTCTTTTAGTCTATTTCGTCACCATCATCAACGTAGGTAAAGCCAGATTTAAATATAACATCTTCCCCCCTGCCACCAGCGGAGACGAAAACTTTGAAAGAGTCCTCAGAGTACAAGAAAACACCCTCGAACAACTAATTTTCTTCCTACCCCTACTCTGGATTTTTTCCTACTTTGTCAGCGAAATGTGGGGAATGATTTTGGGCGGAACCTGGGTAGTCGGTAGAATAATTTATGCTTGGGGTTATGCCAAAGAAGCCAAAAAAAGAGCCCCTGGATTTGCCATTAGCACCCTCAGCGGTCTAGCATTATTAGGCGTATCCCTAGTAAAATTAATGCTTTTAGCCTATCAGCAGTATTTCTAA
- a CDS encoding cytochrome c class I (PFAM: Cytochrome c~InterPro IPR009056:IPR008168:IPR003088~KEGG: npu:Npun_F1886 cytochrome c6~PFAM: cytochrome c class I~SPTR: Cytochrome c class I) — protein MKKIILFSITFITFFCLNFVYSPRAIAQINLTEINRNITDPSKLFELNCAGCHVNGGNIIRRSKNLKLKTLQRNGYDTVESISNIITHGKNNMSAYGDRLSSQQINDLAKYVLNKAENNWK, from the coding sequence ATGAAAAAAATAATTCTATTTTCTATTACTTTTATTACCTTTTTTTGTTTAAATTTTGTTTATAGTCCAAGGGCGATCGCCCAGATCAACTTAACAGAAATTAATCGTAATATCACAGACCCCAGTAAACTTTTTGAGCTTAATTGTGCTGGTTGTCATGTCAATGGAGGCAATATAATTCGTCGCTCAAAAAACCTCAAATTAAAAACCTTACAAAGAAATGGTTATGATACCGTAGAATCCATCAGCAATATTATCACACACGGTAAGAATAATATGTCGGCCTATGGCGATCGCCTCTCGTCCCAACAAATAAATGATCTAGCTAAATATGTCTTAAATAAAGCTGAAAATAACTGGAAATAA
- a CDS encoding aldo/keto reductase (PFAM: Aldo/keto reductase family~COGs: COG1453 oxidoreductase of the aldo/keto reductase family~InterPro IPR020471:IPR001395~KEGG: cyt:cce_3696 hypothetical protein~PFAM: aldo/keto reductase~SPTR: Aldo/keto reductase): protein MLYRRFGRTELQIPVFSCGGMRYQYKWQDVPQKDIPQNNQDNLEAVIKRSLDLGINHIETARGYGSSEMQLGQILPRFPREKLIVQTKVSPHQDSRKFRENFDKSLAYLQLDYVDLLGIHGINTPELLEMSIKKGGCLDEVRKLQAEGKVKYVGFSTHGDTHLIIDAIKTNEFDYVNLHWYWINQENWSAIVEANKLDMGVFIISPSNKGGLLYQPSPKLVKLCQPLSPMVFNNLFCLSHAQVHTLSLGAAKPEDFDEHLKTLPLLEKASELLPPIIERLEYEAKKVLGEKWLKTWRRGLPSYQDTPGNVNIPTILWLRNLALAYDMVEYGKMRYNLLGNGGHWFPGQKADKLQGLDFSACLCKSPHGEQIPAILAEAESLLGGQEVKRLSQS from the coding sequence ATGCTGTATCGTCGATTTGGTAGAACAGAACTACAAATCCCCGTGTTTTCCTGTGGTGGAATGCGCTACCAATACAAATGGCAAGATGTACCCCAGAAAGACATACCCCAAAACAATCAAGATAACCTAGAAGCTGTTATTAAACGTAGTCTTGACTTAGGTATAAATCATATCGAAACGGCAAGGGGCTATGGTTCATCAGAAATGCAGTTAGGGCAAATCTTACCCCGATTTCCCCGTGAAAAATTAATTGTTCAAACTAAGGTGTCTCCCCACCAAGATAGTCGTAAATTTAGGGAAAATTTTGATAAATCTTTGGCATACTTGCAACTCGATTATGTGGATTTATTGGGGATTCATGGTATCAATACCCCTGAATTATTGGAGATGTCTATAAAAAAAGGCGGTTGTCTTGATGAGGTGCGCAAGTTACAAGCAGAGGGAAAAGTAAAATATGTAGGATTTTCTACCCATGGAGATACCCATTTAATTATCGATGCCATTAAAACCAATGAATTTGATTATGTCAATTTACATTGGTATTGGATTAATCAAGAAAATTGGTCGGCCATTGTGGAGGCGAATAAACTTGATATGGGGGTATTTATTATTAGTCCATCCAATAAAGGGGGTTTGTTGTATCAACCTTCACCAAAGTTGGTTAAATTATGTCAACCCCTTAGCCCCATGGTATTTAATAATCTATTTTGTCTTTCCCATGCCCAAGTGCATACCCTCAGTTTGGGGGCGGCAAAACCAGAGGATTTTGATGAACATCTCAAGACTTTACCATTGTTGGAAAAAGCATCGGAGTTGTTACCGCCGATTATTGAGAGACTGGAATATGAGGCGAAAAAGGTTTTAGGGGAAAAGTGGCTCAAGACATGGCGCCGAGGATTGCCTAGTTATCAGGATACTCCGGGGAATGTTAATATTCCCACTATTTTATGGTTACGTAATCTTGCCCTTGCCTATGATATGGTGGAGTATGGCAAAATGCGTTATAACCTTTTGGGTAATGGGGGGCATTGGTTTCCAGGGCAGAAAGCTGATAAGTTGCAGGGATTAGATTTTAGTGCTTGTTTATGTAAAAGTCCCCATGGTGAGCAAATTCCCGCCATTTTAGCCGAGGCGGAGTCTTTGTTGGGTGGGCAAGAGGTTAAGCGGTTATCTCAAAGTTAG
- a CDS encoding MgtC/SapB transporter (PFAM: MgtC family~COGs: COG1285 membrane protein~InterPro IPR003416~KEGG: cyb:CYB_2116 MgtC family protein~PFAM: MgtC/SapB transporter~SPTR: MgtC family protein), with translation MENLEFALRLAVAFLLGSALGFERQWRQRMAGLRTNTLVATGSALFVMLSVLTPDDASPTRISAQVVSGIGFLAGGVILKEGLSVRGLNTAATIWCAAAIGALAGAGFMSEAFMGAIAVLISNTVLRPLGYRINQQPLENTELELCYVCSLMCRSKHEAKVRALLLQGVSNSHLKLRSLCSEDIEDTMDRVEVEAEMVTQTRDDDLLESIVSRLSLEPNVIAANWRIIEQEFG, from the coding sequence GTGGAAAACTTAGAATTCGCCCTGCGTCTTGCCGTTGCCTTCTTATTAGGTTCAGCTCTCGGTTTTGAAAGGCAATGGCGCCAGAGAATGGCAGGGTTAAGAACAAATACCCTCGTTGCTACGGGTTCAGCATTATTTGTGATGCTATCGGTTTTAACCCCTGATGATGCTAGTCCTACTCGTATATCTGCTCAAGTGGTATCAGGTATCGGCTTTCTGGCAGGGGGGGTAATCCTTAAAGAAGGTTTGAGCGTGAGGGGGTTAAACACCGCCGCTACCATCTGGTGCGCTGCTGCCATTGGTGCTTTGGCGGGGGCTGGATTTATGTCTGAGGCTTTTATGGGTGCGATCGCCGTTCTCATCTCCAATACCGTACTACGTCCCCTTGGTTATCGTATCAATCAACAACCCCTAGAAAATACCGAGCTAGAATTGTGTTACGTCTGTTCGCTAATGTGCCGTAGCAAACATGAAGCCAAAGTCAGAGCCTTATTATTACAAGGGGTTAGTAACAGTCATCTAAAACTGCGCTCTTTGTGCAGTGAAGACATAGAAGATACAATGGATAGAGTGGAAGTAGAAGCAGAAATGGTCACTCAAACCCGTGATGATGATTTATTAGAAAGCATTGTTAGCCGTCTGAGCCTTGAACCTAACGTAATTGCCGCTAACTGGCGTATCATCGAACAAGAGTTCGGTTAA
- a CDS encoding lipolytic protein G-D-S-L family (PFAM: GDSL-like Lipase/Acylhydrolase~TIGRFAM: PEP-CTERM protein sorting domain~COGs: COG3240 Phospholipase/lecithinase/hemolysin~InterPro IPR008265:IPR001087~KEGG: npu:Npun_F2096 GDSL family lipase~PFAM: lipolytic protein G-D-S-L family~SPTR: Lipolytic enzyme, G-D-S-L family) has product MNNLIKQVSPLFVGSAIALSTFSVQPVMGATLYNQIFIFGDSLSDAGNLFNLTGGTNPPPVFFDGRFSNGSVWSEYFAEDLGLAPELWIQDSGELITSIPRNGINFAFAGAKTDDTHITNNDQLFGLHQQVNSFIGLLGGNTLNNPQALGVLMAGANDYFGDPLLNPQTPVENLVKEIDRLSGAGLTNILVSNLPDLGKTPLALSFGEPVSAGLTNSIRLHNDLLKKELKKLNQANPETNLILFDFYSLFNDILDNPNKFGFINVTDSCIDLNLTPPNSISQDFCSEDLQDQFLFVDNQHPNTKAHRFIADKALQTVSTPEPTTILPLGFLGMGLLTNLISKRPSNKNKEKMTVAK; this is encoded by the coding sequence ATGAATAATTTAATCAAACAAGTATCTCCATTGTTTGTCGGAAGTGCGATCGCACTTAGTACCTTCTCAGTTCAACCAGTAATGGGAGCAACTTTATACAACCAAATTTTTATTTTTGGTGATAGTCTGTCGGATGCAGGAAATTTATTTAATTTAACTGGCGGAACAAATCCGCCTCCTGTATTTTTTGATGGGAGGTTTTCCAATGGCAGTGTATGGTCAGAATATTTTGCCGAAGATTTAGGATTAGCACCTGAGTTATGGATTCAAGATTCAGGTGAATTAATTACATCTATTCCCCGTAATGGAATAAATTTCGCATTCGCTGGAGCAAAAACAGACGATACCCATATCACCAACAATGATCAACTATTCGGATTGCACCAACAAGTAAATTCTTTTATTGGTTTATTAGGAGGAAATACATTAAATAATCCTCAAGCTCTCGGAGTTCTAATGGCAGGAGCAAATGATTATTTTGGCGATCCATTGTTGAATCCCCAAACCCCTGTGGAAAATTTAGTTAAGGAAATTGACAGATTATCAGGTGCTGGATTAACAAATATTTTGGTTAGTAATTTACCTGATTTGGGCAAAACCCCTTTGGCCTTGAGTTTTGGTGAACCTGTTTCTGCTGGTTTAACCAATTCGATTAGACTCCATAATGATCTTTTGAAAAAGGAACTTAAAAAATTAAATCAAGCAAATCCAGAGACAAACTTAATTCTCTTTGACTTTTATAGTTTATTTAATGATATTCTTGACAATCCCAATAAATTTGGGTTTATTAATGTTACTGATAGTTGTATCGATCTTAACTTAACTCCACCAAATTCTATATCCCAAGACTTTTGTAGTGAAGATTTACAAGATCAATTTTTATTTGTTGATAATCAACATCCCAATACCAAAGCGCATAGATTTATAGCAGATAAAGCCTTACAAACTGTCAGCACCCCAGAACCAACCACAATTCTACCCCTAGGGTTTTTGGGGATGGGATTACTTACTAATTTGATTTCTAAGCGTCCATCAAATAAAAATAAAGAAAAAATGACGGTCGCAAAATAA
- a CDS encoding magnesium transporter (PFAM: MgtE intracellular N domain; Divalent cation transporter; CBS domain~TIGRFAM: Mg2+ transporter (mgtE)~COGs: COG2239 Mg/Co/Ni transporter MgtE (contains CBS domain)~InterPro IPR006669:IPR000644:IPR006668:IPR006667~KEGG: cyb:CYB_2114 magnesium transporter~PFAM: MgtE integral membrane region; MgtE intracellular region; CBS domain containing protein~SPTR: Magnesium transporter;~TIGRFAM: magnesium transporter): MNEQRSRISRYYGQLNPEDLFFNVNLQDFSHRVDLISSLQTGGKITPTEAIARINHIWEHIKDYQQNAGLDLPAVELAELLMQIEPEKRLFAFNSLVEQKAIAVFKCLRSEDQAGLIQSMEKEQVMELIPNLEADNLVRLFDELPNQLAEELIEQLAPQNRISVDILLKHPEGTVGRIMNLRQMAVLPSTTVENVLTAIQHSSLTANQLALIYIIDEQKYYRGFVRTVRLLRCDPNQTLENIMEGQNIAMATKDPDERAIKILRNNDLPALPVVDDQGRLIGNISFDDIIDLVEEDATDTALAQAGIGNLLSRDKVWSDRLVRGSITYAVRLRITFLIVTLIGGFVVGGVIENFEETLEVLPFAAVFIPLVMDMGGNVGTQSTTIFARGLAWDQINVRNFFPYFFRETRIGLMMGAILGLIAGVVGYFWQGVPNDVPQMGIVVAISLLSVVTLGAILGSLLPWVMLKLGFDHGPGADPFVTTIKDFVGLWIYFSLVVWLVGVV, from the coding sequence ATGAACGAACAAAGAAGCAGAATCTCCCGTTATTATGGACAATTAAATCCCGAAGATTTATTTTTTAATGTCAATTTACAGGACTTTTCCCACCGAGTTGATCTTATTTCTTCGTTACAAACAGGGGGGAAAATTACGCCCACAGAGGCGATCGCACGGATTAACCATATTTGGGAACATATCAAAGACTATCAACAAAATGCAGGGTTAGATTTACCAGCGGTGGAATTAGCAGAACTGTTGATGCAAATTGAACCCGAAAAAAGACTTTTTGCTTTTAATTCTTTGGTAGAACAAAAGGCGATCGCAGTTTTCAAATGCTTAAGATCCGAAGATCAAGCAGGATTAATTCAATCCATGGAAAAAGAGCAAGTCATGGAGCTAATTCCTAACCTAGAAGCCGATAATTTAGTCAGACTTTTTGACGAGTTACCCAACCAATTAGCCGAGGAATTAATCGAACAATTAGCCCCTCAAAATCGCATTTCCGTTGACATCCTCCTCAAACACCCCGAGGGTACCGTAGGGCGCATTATGAACTTACGGCAGATGGCTGTGTTGCCCTCCACCACCGTAGAAAACGTTTTAACCGCCATCCAACACTCTAGCCTCACCGCCAACCAATTAGCCCTTATCTATATCATTGACGAACAAAAATACTATAGGGGTTTTGTGCGTACCGTTCGCCTCCTACGATGTGATCCCAATCAAACCCTAGAAAATATCATGGAAGGGCAAAACATCGCCATGGCAACCAAAGATCCCGATGAGAGAGCCATTAAAATCCTTAGAAATAACGACCTTCCAGCGTTACCAGTGGTAGATGATCAAGGCAGATTAATCGGTAATATATCCTTTGACGACATCATTGATTTAGTAGAAGAAGATGCCACCGATACCGCCCTCGCCCAAGCGGGGATTGGTAACTTACTCAGTCGGGATAAGGTGTGGAGTGATAGGTTAGTTCGGGGATCAATTACCTATGCGGTCAGGTTAAGAATTACCTTTTTAATCGTCACTCTCATTGGTGGTTTTGTGGTGGGGGGTGTCATTGAAAACTTTGAGGAAACCTTGGAAGTATTACCCTTTGCGGCGGTGTTTATTCCCCTCGTCATGGATATGGGAGGTAACGTTGGCACTCAATCCACCACCATTTTCGCCCGTGGTTTGGCATGGGATCAGATCAATGTTCGTAACTTCTTTCCTTATTTCTTCCGTGAAACCCGTATCGGTTTGATGATGGGGGCTATTCTTGGTTTGATTGCTGGAGTGGTGGGATATTTCTGGCAAGGTGTGCCTAATGACGTTCCCCAAATGGGGATTGTCGTAGCCATTTCCCTTCTCTCCGTAGTCACCCTCGGGGCTATCCTCGGCTCACTATTACCATGGGTAATGCTCAAACTGGGCTTTGATCATGGGCCAGGGGCTGATCCTTTTGTTACTACTATCAAAGACTTTGTGGGACTCTGGATTTATTTCTCCCTTGTTGTCTGGCTTGTGGGAGTGGTGTAA